In the genome of alpha proteobacterium U9-1i, one region contains:
- a CDS encoding quinone oxidoreductase, translating into MDRAFALGDLGAEALNPVFKIANGGVLELRFERCRLFYRRGERIIVQHGLTSAMIVPQLRRKLKRTCRAERENMQRILHSPDAPLRLVTAEKPSPGPGEILIRVAAAGLNRPDLMQRAGLYPPPPGAPDTMGLEVSGEIEALGPGVTRWHLYDKVTALLSGGGYATYAIAHEGAALPAPSRLSMSEAAALPETVFTVWANVFESAALLPGETLLVHGGASGIGTTAIQMAKAHGARLFATAGDDAKVALCKKLGADRAINYRTEDFEEIVRVEGGADVVLDMVGGPYIQKNINIMNERGRIVMIAFLKGPQADLNLMRMMLKRITLTGSTLRSRSNEEKARIARAVEKHVWPWIEAGKVKPVIDSTFPLSDAEAAHARLQGGAHAGKIVLVA; encoded by the coding sequence TTGGATCGCGCGTTCGCACTGGGCGATCTCGGCGCGGAGGCGCTCAATCCTGTCTTCAAGATCGCCAATGGTGGCGTTCTCGAGCTGCGCTTCGAGCGATGCCGGCTTTTTTACCGGCGGGGCGAACGGATCATCGTCCAACATGGCCTGACCTCCGCTATGATCGTACCTCAACTCCGCCGTAAGCTTAAGCGGACATGCCGGGCCGAAAGGGAGAACATGCAAAGAATCCTTCATAGCCCCGATGCGCCGCTCCGCTTGGTCACCGCTGAAAAGCCGAGCCCCGGCCCCGGCGAGATTCTGATCCGGGTCGCCGCCGCCGGCCTCAACCGGCCCGACCTGATGCAGCGCGCCGGCCTCTATCCGCCGCCGCCTGGCGCGCCGGACACAATGGGGCTTGAGGTCTCCGGCGAAATCGAAGCGCTCGGACCCGGCGTCACGCGCTGGCATCTTTACGATAAGGTCACCGCGCTTCTCTCCGGCGGCGGCTACGCCACATACGCCATCGCGCACGAAGGCGCGGCCCTGCCCGCGCCGTCGCGGCTCAGCATGAGTGAAGCAGCGGCGTTGCCGGAAACCGTGTTTACCGTGTGGGCGAACGTGTTCGAGAGTGCAGCGTTGCTGCCAGGCGAAACATTGTTGGTTCATGGCGGCGCCTCCGGCATCGGCACCACCGCGATCCAAATGGCGAAGGCGCACGGCGCGCGCTTGTTCGCAACGGCAGGCGACGATGCCAAGGTCGCGCTTTGCAAGAAGCTCGGCGCTGATCGCGCCATCAATTATCGCACCGAGGACTTCGAGGAAATTGTGCGGGTCGAAGGCGGCGCTGATGTCGTGCTCGACATGGTCGGCGGGCCATACATTCAAAAGAACATCAACATTATGAACGAGCGCGGGCGCATCGTCATGATCGCCTTTCTAAAGGGTCCGCAGGCCGATCTCAATTTGATGCGTATGATGCTGAAGCGGATCACGCTCACAGGCTCAACGCTGCGCTCACGCTCCAATGAGGAAAAAGCCCGGATTGCGCGTGCGGTGGAAAAACACGTCTGGCCGTGGATCGAGGCCGGCAAGGTGAAACCGGTGATCGACAGCACCTTCCCGCTCTCCGACGCCGAGGCCGCGCACGCACGGCTGCAAGGCGGGGCGCACGCGGGGAAGATTGTCTTGGTCGCCTAG